Sequence from the Ancalomicrobiaceae bacterium S20 genome:
AGTCGGGGCGACCGTGCTCGCCGTCGGCTTTGTCAGCGTGGCGGGGACGTCCGCGCTCGGGTTTGCGGCGCCGCTCGTCTTCGCGGCCGTGGTCGCGGTGTTCGCGGCCGAGGCGGGGGCGCTGTCGCGCTGGCTCTCGACTGCGCCGCTGCAGGCGCTCGGCGCCTGGTCCTTCGCGATCTACATGCTGCACGTGTTCGTGCTGGAGAACCTGATCGGCCGCGTCGTGGTCATCGCCGAGCGGCATTTCGGCGTGGCCTTGATCGGCGTCGGTCACGACCCGCTCGGCGGGGCGGACTATCCGCTGATCCTGCTCGGCGGCCGTTTCGAGGTCGATCTCCTGGCGATCGGATACCTCGCCGTGGTGATCCTGCTCGCGGCGGTCGCGCATCGTGTGGTCGAGATTCCGGCCCGCACCGCGTTCCGGCGGCTCGCCGACGGCCGCCTGCGCTTCGGGACGGCCCGCGCGGCCGGCGAACCGCGCGCGTCGGCGTAAACGCAAACGGGCGCCGTACGGCGCCCGTTCGACGGGTCTCCTGCAACCTTCCTATCAGCTGAAGAGGCGGAACCGCTTGGCGGCGGTATCCTCTTCCTCTTCGACATCGGCGCCGGCCGGGCCGGGATCGTCGGGGGCGCGGTTGAGGCCGACCGGCGGGATGGCCGGGCGGGACGCGGCGCCATCGGTCGCGACCGCGGCCGGCGTCACCGGCTTCATCGTCTCCGACTTCGGACCGACCACGACCTTTTCCGCCGCAGCGGGCTTCGGGGCCGCCTTGACGGGTTCAGGCTCGGGCGCGGCCGGCGTCGAGCGCCGCAGGCGCCGGTTCAGCCGGAGACGGAGTGGCCGGAGACGGAGTAGCCGGAGACGGGGCGGAAGGCCCGGACGGACCCGCACCGAGCTCGATCGTCTTGGCGGATGCAGCCGGGGGCGCGATCTCTTCCTCTTCGATCGCGAGCAGGTGGTCGTCGCCGGTGAGGCTCTCGGGCGGCACCTTCCATTCGAAGGCGTCGAGCTTGCCGGTCGCTGGCGACACCGGCATCCAGGTGTCCGATACGAAGCCTTCCGCGACCCAGGCCGGATCGCGCGGCGCGCGCACCGCGCGGGCGAGCCAGCCGCGCGCGGCGTTGCGGTCGCCGTGCTGGCGGGTCTCGATCTCGGCCATCAGCAGGCAGACGCGCCGGGTCGGCACCTCGGCGATCAGCGGCTTCAGCGCGGTGCGGGCGCCGTCGAAGTCGCCGGCGTCGAGCGAGCCCCAGGCGATCGCGAAGGCGCCTTCGGGATGGTTGGCGCGCACGCGGCCGAGCTCGCGGATGCGGGTCAGGCGATCCTGCACCGAGTCGCCCGGACGCAGATAGGCGTAGGCGCGGGCGAGATCGGGATGTGGGTCGAGCCGCCAGGTGCTCTCGATCACGCGCGCGGCCTTGCGGACGTCGCCGCCGCGCGCGAGCAGGCGGGCGGCCAGAACCGAGGCCGGTACCAGCTCGGGCGCCAGGCCATGGGCTTCCATGGCGAGGTTCTTGGCGCGCTCCGGTTCACCCTGTTCGAGCTCGCCGGCGAGCGCGGTCAGTGCGACGGCGCGCAGCCGCTTGGCGGCGGCCTTGTCGATCACCTTGTTGCGGGCGTTGCGATCGATGGTGGCGAGCGCGTCTTCCCAGTCGTGGGTCTGGGCCTGGAACTCGAGCAGGGCCTGACCGGCCCAGCCGATGCGCGGCTGGGTGTTGTGGGCCTCTTCCGCGAAGTGCCGGGCCGCTTCGGCCTCGCCATAGCGGGACGCCTCGACATAGAGGCCGCGCAGGCCGAGCAGGCGGGTGTCCGGCTCCTTCGCCATGCGCTCGAAGGCGGCCCGCGCGCGGTCGCGGTCGCCGGTCAGCTGGGCGGCCTGTGCTTCGAGCAGCAGCGCGAGCGGCTCGTCGCCGAGGATGCGGCGCGCCTCGATCGCGAGCCGGCCGGCCTGCGACGGGTCGCCGGCGCCGACCGCGATCATGCCCTGCGACAGCGCGCGCCAGCCGCGCTCGCGGCGGCGGCGTTCGAAGAAGGCGCCGATCAGGCTCGGGGTGTTCCAGACACCGCGCAGCACCGCGACGACGGCCATCACGATCAGGATCAGCACGGCGATGGCGATACCGACGGTCATCACGTCGGTTTCGGTGCGATAACCGAGCCAGTCGACCGCGACGGCGCCGTTGTGATCGGCGAGCCAGGAGAAGCCGAGCGCGGCGGCGGCGAGGAACGCGAAGAACAGGACGAGCTTCAACATTCGCTTATGGCCTCACTGGCTCGGCTGGGAGAGCTTGGCGAGCACGGCGCCGGTGACGGCGGTGAGCGCCTTGTCGGCGGCGACGCGGGCCTTCAGCGCCTGCGCCCAGGCCTCGGAGACCCTCTTTCCGGCGTCGGGGAGCGCGTCCCATTCGGCCGCGGCGCCGGCGAAGTCGCCCTTGCCGAGCTTGGCCTCGATCCGGGCGACGATCGCGCCCGGACCCGAGCCGGCCGCCTCGCCCTCGGGGCGGATGCGGACGACGCGGGTCGCGTTGTTGAAGATCGCGCCGAACACGCCGGCTTCGTTGCCGACCGGCTTCGGCTCGGTCACATCGAGGATTGCCGGCGCGATCGCCTTGAAATCGGCGGCGAGCTTCGCCGGCGTGGAGACGCCGGTCGCAGCGAAGGGCGCGAGCGGCTTCAGTTCGACCGAACCGCCGGCGATGCCGGTCGCGGTGTCGAGTTCGCCCTGATAGGGGCGGCCGGCATCGACCGCGGCGCGCAGCGCGCCGAGCGAGACGGCGAGGATCGCGTCACGGCGGGCGGCGGCGCCGTCCTTGGTCCAGGCTTCGAGCTTGCCGACCGTGGTGCCGAGAGCGGCGACGCGGCCGTCGATCGCGTCGGTCTTCTGCGCGATGCCGTCGACGGCCTTGCCGACGTCGGCCTTGATCGTGTCGATGGTGGCGACGCGCTGGCCGAGATCGGCAATCTTGGTGCCCGCCTGTTGCTGGCCGCTCGCCAGCGCCTTGATGTCGCTGGCGAAGGCTTCGACCGCAGTGATGCGGGTCAGAGCGCCGTCGACGGTGGCGCGCACGTCCTCGAGCGAGGCGATGCGGCCCTGCAGCCGCTCCATCGCCTTCTTCTGCTCGTCGGTGAAGCTCTGCAGGTTGGCCTGCGTCGCGGCCGAGGCGTCGAGCAGGCGCTTGGACAGGGCGCGCGCGTCGGACTCGAACACGCCCATGCGCGCCTTGAGGTCGCCGTTGGCTTCCTCCAAGGCGGCGCGGGCGCTGGCGAGGTCCGCGGTCGCCTTGGTGCCGGCGTCGGTGACGCTCTGGGTCAGCTTGGCGATTGCGGCGTCGTATTCGGTCTTGGTCGGGCTCGGCGGCGGTGCCGGCTTGGTTTCGATCGCCTCGACGCGGGAGCGAAGGGCGGCGAGATCGGCGGCGCGCGCCTCGATTGCCTTGGCGTTGTCGGCGGCGGCGGACCGGGCGGCATCGACGGCGGCCGGTTCGACCTTGGGCAGCGCCTTCAGCGCCGCATCCAGCTCGGCGAGGCGCTTCTCGATCGGGGTGAGGTCGACCGCCGCGCCGGTCGTCGGGCGCGCGGAGAGGTCGGCGATCTTCTTTTCGAGCGCGGCGACGTCGGCCGGGGCTCCGGTGGTACCGGAGCCGCCGGCGCCTGGCCAGTTGCCGCTCGCGGCGAGGCCCCAGGCGGCGCCGAGGCCGAGCACGCCGCCGACGAGCGCGGCGGCGATCGGCATGGCGAGGCCGGGCTTCTGCTCGGCGGCGACGGGCGCCGTCGTCGCGGACGGCCGTGCCTCGGACGAGGTTTCGGCCGAGGCGCCGATCGATGCATCCGGAGATGCGGATGCGTCGGCGGTGGTCGCCTCGATCGTGCTCGGGTTCAGCGGCTCGGACGAAGCCGAGGCTTCGGTGACCGTCTCGGGAGAGGCCGGGGCCGGATCGGCCGGCGTCTCGGACGCGGGGTGGGCGGTGCCGGATGTGGCGGCGTGGGTGGCGCCGGCGGCCGTGGTCTCGGCCTCCGTAGCCTCCGCCGGCGCGGCCTCCGGAGCCGTGGCGCCGGTGGCTACGGTTTCGGGCGCGGGATCCGGGTTGGTGGGCTGCGGCGTCTCGCCTTCGCGGGGCTCGACGCGCACCGATGCGGCCTGCAGGTCGATGGTGATCGGATCGCGCCGGCCGGTGTTGTCGCCGCCGTCGTTGCGACCCGCATCCTGACGCGACTTGTCTGCGCCGCTGCCCTTGCCCTTGGCCATTCCGTTCTCCCTGCACGAGCCCTCGTCGGGTCCGGTGCCGCCCGGTGGCCCGGGCCACCGAGGACACGACGGTCGGCGACCGGTCCCGGTTCCGCTCACATCGCCGCCCGATCGCGGCGGGCGCATGGCGAAGTCGCCGGGCCCGCGCTCATCGAAGCGGCGTTCGTCTCGTCCTTGGCGCAAACCCCTAGCCGCGCTTCTTTAACGGAGTGTGGCGAGCAGGCTCTCCGCGGTCGGTTCGTCGGCGACGACCACCCGCTGAAAGCCGGCCTCGGCCACACGGGCCGCTACGGGAGCGGATATAGCATGGACCGTCGGAGCCGGCCAATTCCGGCCTTCGAAGGCCTCAGTCAGGCGACTGACAAACAGGTCGGCCGTCCGTTTCGAATAGAGCAGCACGGCTCGGATCGACCCGTCGGCGAGGGCCGCCACGGTTGCCGGATCGAGATGGTCGGACGGGTCCATCCGGTAGATCTCGCTGGTGACGACCGTCAGTCCGTCCGGCGCGAGCCGGCCGGCGAGATCGCCGCTGCGGTCGACGCCGGCGGCATAGAGCACCGCGCCCCCGGCGGGATCGCAGGCCGCGAGCAGCCGGCCGGCCAGATCCTCCCAGGTGCCGCCGGCCGAGCGCACGTCGGCGAAGCCCGCGTCGCGGGCGGCGGCGGCGGTCGCGTCGCCGACGGTGAAGACGGGCTTGTCTCGATAGGCGCCGATCTCGGGATGCTGGCCGAGAAGCCGGGCGGCGGCCCGGCTGGTCAGCGCCACGGCCTGGATGCCGGCCGGGTCGGGCAGGGCGGCGTCCAGCGGCCGGGGCACCAGAAGCGGGTCGACGATCGGGTCATGCCCCATCGCGCGTAGCCGGTCCGCGGTGGTCGAGGCCTCGGGTTCCGGGCGCGTGACGAGAACCCGCATCCCTGGAGCCCCGCTCAGACGCCGAGCGAGGCGAAGAAATCGGCGCCGCCGCGGATGCGCAGGGCCTCGCCGGCCTCGCGGCCGATCGCGGCCGCGCGTTCCGGCTCGCCTTCTGCGGAGATTGCATGCGCCTGCTGGCCGTCCGGCCGCAGGATCAGGCCGCGGAACTGCAACCGCTCGCCGTCGACGGTCGCGAGACCGGCGATCGGCGTGCGGCAGGAGCCGTCGAGTTCGCGCAGGAAGGCGCGTTCGCAGATCAGCGCCGCGGCGGTCTCGGGATGGTGGATCAGGCCGACCAGCTCGTTGACCTCGCGCTCGTCCGCCTTGGTCTCGATGCAGATCGCGCCCTGACCGACGGCGGGAAGAAAGTCCTCGGCCGGAATCAGGCTCGCGATCTCGTGGTCGAGACCGAGCCGCTTCAGGCCGGCATAGGCGAGCAGCGTCGCGTCGACGACGCCCTCGTCGAGCTTGCGCAACCGGGTCTGCACGTTGCCGCGATAGTTCACCACCGCGAGGTCGGGGCGCAGCCGCTTCACCATCGCCTGCCGGCGTAGCGAGGCGGTGCCGACCACCGAGCCCGGCGGCAGTTCGGCGAGCGTCTTGGCCTTGCGCGAGATGAAGGCATCGCGCACGTCCTCGCGGGGCAGGAAGGCGGACAGGATCAGCCCGTCCGGCAGGATCGTCGGCATGTCCTTCGAGGAATGGACGGCGAGATCGATGGTACGCTCCTCGAGCGCGTCCTCGATCTCCTTGGTGAACAGTCCCTTGCCGCCGACCTCGGCGAGCGGCCGATCCTGGATGCGGTCGCCGGAGGTCGACATCACGACGATCTCGAACCGGTCCTGGGCGAGCCCGGTCGCGGCCATCAGGCGGTCGCGGACCTCGTGGGCCTGCGCCAGCGCCAGCGCGCTGCCCCGCGTTCCGATCCGCCAGATCCGCGTCGACCCTGCCGTCGCGCTGCCGTTGTGCGCTGCCGAAGCGTCCGATTGCCCGTGGGATTGCACGTGGTTCCGTCCCGATGCTAGAGCAGGTCCGGCTCGCCGCCGGACGCCGGCCTCCCCATGGCCGGCTCAGTTTCGATCTTCTCTAGAGGAGATCCGAACGGTGCGCCATCGTTGTTACCCCGATGCCGTTGCGTGCCGCATCGGCCGAGATCCGCGCGGCTCCGAGCCTTCGCGCCAACCACGATCCGCCCCGGTCCGCAATGCCCAGATCCGCGACGCCATCCGCCGGGACGACCGGCGAGATCCTGATCCTAGGGATCGAGACGAGCTGCGACGAGACCGCCGCGGCGGTGGTCGCGCGCGGACCCGACGGGCAGGGCCGGATCCTCGCCAATGTCGTGCGCTCGCAGATCGAGGAACATGCCGTGTTCGGCGGCGTGGTGCCGGAAATCGCGGCGCGCGCGCATGTCGAGTTGCTGGACGGCATCGTCGCGGCCGCGCTCGCCGATGCCGGGGTCGGCTTCGGCGACCTTGCGGCGGTCTCGGCGACCGCCGGCCCGGGCCTGATCGGCGGCGTCATCGTCGGGTTGATGACGGCCAAGGCGATCGCCATGACGCATCGCCTGCCGCTCGTCGCGGTCAATCATCTCGAAGGTCATGCGCTGACGGCGCGCATGACCGATCAACTCGCCTTCCCCTATCTGCTGCTGCTCGTCTCGGGCGGTCACACGCAGTTCGTCGCCGTGCACGGGCTCGGCCGCTACGAGCGGCTCGGCACCACCATCGACGATGCCCTCGGCGAGGCCTTCGACAAGACCGCCAAGATGCTCGGCCTACCCTATCCGGGCGGACCGGCGGTCGAGCGTGTGGCGCGCGACGGCGACCCGACCCGCTTCGATCTGCCGCGGCCCTATCTCGGCCGCGACAGCCTCGATTTCTCGTTCTCCGGCCTGAAGACCGCGGTCCGGCAGGCGGCCGCGGCGGTCGCGCCGCTGACCGAGCGCGACGTCGCCGATCTCGCCGCCTCGTTCCAGGCCGCCGTCACCGATGTGATCGGCCGCAAGGTCGAGCGCGCGCTGGAACGGTTCCGGCGCGCGACCGGGGTCGCCGAGCCGGTGCTGGTCGCCGCTGGCGGTGTCGCGGCCAACAAGGCGATCGGGGCGGCGCTCGGGGCCGCCGCCGCGAAGGTCGGCGGCCGCGTGGTCGTGCCGCCGCCGAAGCTCTGCACCGACAATGGCGCGATGATCGCCTGGGCCGGCGCCGAACGGCTCGCGGCCGGGCTGATCGACGGGCTCGACGCCCCGGCCCGCGCGCGCTGGCCGCTCGATGCCGACGCGGCGCCGAAGCTCGGTTCCGGCCAGCTCGGGGCCAAGGCATGAGCGCGGCGGAGACCTCCGGGGCGACGATGCCGGGCGCGATGCGTTCGGTGGCGGTGGTCGGCGGCGGCGCCTTCGGTACGGCGCTGGCGCTGGTGGCGGCGCGGGCCGGCCGACGCGCGGTGCTCGTCGCGCGCGATGCGGAAACGGTCGCCGCGATCAACGGGCAGGCCCGCAATCCGCGCTATCTCGGCGATCTCGTCCTCGAGCCTGCGATTGTGGCGACGACCGACATCGGCGCCGTCGCCAAAGCCGATCTCGTCGTCCTCGCCGTGCCCGCGCAAGCGACGCGTGCGGCGGCGCGCGATCTCTCCGGCGTGGTCCGGCCGGGCGTGCCGGTGATCGCCGCCGCCAAGGGGCTTGAAAACGGCACCCACGCGGTCATGACCGACATTATCGCCGCCGAGTTGCCGCAGGCCGCGCCGGCCTGCCTGTCGGGACCGAGCTTCGCCGCCGATATCGCGCGGGGCCTGCCGACCGCGCTGACCGTCGCGGCGGCCGACATGGACCTTGCCGAGGCGCTGGCGCAGGCGCTGACCTCGCCGAGCTTCCGGCCCTATGCCTCGGACGATCTCATCGGCGTGCAGATCGGCGGGGCGCTGAAGAACGTGCTCGCCATCGGCGCCGGCATGGTGGTCGGTCGCGGGCTCGGGGCGAGCGCGCAGGCGGCTCTGGTCGCGCGCGGCTTCGCCGAACTGGCGCGGCTCGGCCGGGCGCTCGGCGGGCGTACCGAGACGCTGATGGGGCTTTCGGGCCTCGGCGATCTCGTGCTGACCGCGACCTCGCCGCAGTCGCGCAATTTCTCGCTCGGGCTCGCGATCGGGGAGGGCGGCTCCGTCGCGGCGCTGACGGGGGCCGGGACCAAGCTCGCCGAGGGCGCGACCACGGCCGCGGTCGCGGTCCGTTTCGCGGCCGAGCGCGACGTCGAGCTGCCGATCGCGGCGGCGGTCGCGGCGGTACTGTCGGGCCGGCTCAGCGTCGATGGCGCGGTCGAGAGCCTGATGTCGCGGCCGCTGAAGCGCGAAGTCGAATAGGCGCGCGTGCCGGTGGTGTGCGCGCCTCGGCCGCCCGCTTCACCGGTTCCGCCCCAGCCCGAAACCCTCTACTGTGCCGGCGCAACGGTTCGTTCCATCGGAGGACATGCATGCTGTTCATGGCGATCTGCCGCGACAAGGCCGGGCACACGGGCGTGCGCGCGGCCAACCGCGATACCCATCTCGCCTGGTTGAAGGGGCTCGGCGACACGGTGAAGATCGCCGGTCCGTTCATGGACGAGGCGGCGACCGAGATGCGCGGTTCGCTGGTGGTGATCGAGGCGGAGAGCCTGGCGGCGGCGACCGCGATCTTCGACGCCGACCCTTACAAGGCGGCGGGCCTGTTCGAGAGCGTCGAGATCCGGCCCTGGCGCTGGGTCGTCGGCGCGCCGGCCGCGTGAGGCGCGACCATGGCGCATTGGCTCTACAAGTCCGAACCGGAGGTCTGGTCCTGGGACCGGCAGGTCGAGGCCGGTGAGGCCGGCACCTATTGGGACGGCGTCCGCAACTATCTCGCCAACAATCACATGAAGGCGATGCAGGTCGGCGAGCGCGGCTTCTTCTATCACTCGAACGAGGGCAAGGCCGTCGTCGGCATCGTCGAGGTGGTCAAGCCCTGGGCGCATGATCCCAAGGACGAGACCGGCAAGTTCGGTGCGGTAACGTTGAAGGCGGTGGCGCCGTTGCCGAAGCCGGTCGGGCTCGTCGAGATCAAGGCCGATCCGCGGCTCGCCGAGATGGTGCTGGTCAAGAACTCGCGGCTGTCGGTGCAACCGGTCACGGACGACGAATGGGCGCTGATCTGCTCGCTCGGCGGCGTGACGGCACCCTGAACGGAGACCGGATGGGCAGGGGCGACGAGGCGGCTTTCATCGCGGCGAACACGGCTCTCGCCGCGCCGCCGCACGTGCCGGAGATCCGGCTGCATCTCGCCACCGATGCCCTGCCGCTCTGGCACAAGACCGAAGAGGAACTCGACGCCGCGGGCCTGCCGCTGCCGTTCTGGGCTTTCGCCTGGGCCGGCGGGCAGGCGCTCGCGCGCCATGTCCTCGACAATCCGGATCTGGTCCGCGGCCGCCAAGTGCTGGTGTTCGCGGCCGGCTCGGGGCTGGAGGCGATCGCGGCATGCCGGGCCGGTGCGGCCGCGGTGGTCGCGACCGATATCGATGCCTTCGCCCGCTCCGCCATGGTGCTGAACGCGGCGGCGAACGGTGTCGGCTTCGAGATCACGGCTATGGACGTGCTCGCCGCGCCGTTCGCGGCGCTTCAGCCGCGCCCGGACGTCGTGCTGCTCGGCGACGTCTTCTATGAAAAGCCGATGGCCGAGCGGGTCGCCACCTGGGCGGCGCAAGCGCTCGCGGCCGGCGCGAACGTGCTGGTCGGTGATCCCGGCCGGTCGTACCTGCCGAAGGATCGCCTCGTCGCGCTCGCCGAATACCGCGTCCCGACGACATTGGCGCTCGAGGATGCCGAGGTGAAGCGCACTGTCGTGTGGCGCTTTCTCGGCTGAACGACTTCTGTTTCCGACTGCTTTCGGCCCCCGATCCGTTCATGGCGGAGGGAGGCGTCGTTGCGCGTGACATCCCCCGAAATCGCCGTGACCGGTCTCGACGTTCGGCCTCTCGCTTGCAAATATGAAGGAGAGGTTGACGGCTCGTCTCAATTCGGGACGAAAGCCGTCCCGGAATCGGACTTTCGGAACGCGAGTCGACCCGTCGGGTTGGTCGTTTCGGGATCGGGAGCGCGAAGCGGATGGAAATCGGACCGAACGGCGGCACCTGGCGGTTGGGGGCGTATGGACGCCGCCGGATCGCGGCCGGCCGTGTCGGTGCGGTGCCGCCCGGCGCCAAACGCGAGGACGAACGCGACGAGGGCAGCCGCGACGAGCGCCGCGCGCTGGTGGCGCCGACACGGATCGCAGAGCCCGTCGAGGAACCGACCCGGATCGTTCGGTTCCGCTCGCATGCGCCGTTCGTGGCGCAGCTGATCGCCAGCCGTGACGCGCATCCGGACCTCAGGACCCGGCGCCGCGCCGAGCCGGCGGTGGCGGCGGACGCCTACGAGCGCACGCGTGACCGGCCGAGCGACCTCCCGGCCGGCTATCTCGTTCGCACCGCGCTCTGAGCGCGATCAGAGCGCGTCGGATCGGCTTGTCGCTGGCTTTCTGTCGCGCGAAGTGGTGCACGATCGGGGCATCCCGATCGTGCGTTTAGAGGCCGCCCGGCTCAGTAGCCGATTGCGCAACCGTCCTTGCGCGGATCCGAACCGCCGATCAGCACGCCGCGCTCGTGGTCGATGAAGATCGCCTGGCCG
This genomic interval carries:
- a CDS encoding heme biosynthesis HemY N-terminal domain-containing protein translates to MLKLVLFFAFLAAAALGFSWLADHNGAVAVDWLGYRTETDVMTVGIAIAVLILIVMAVVAVLRGVWNTPSLIGAFFERRRRERGWRALSQGMIAVGAGDPSQAGRLAIEARRILGDEPLALLLEAQAAQLTGDRDRARAAFERMAKEPDTRLLGLRGLYVEASRYGEAEAARHFAEEAHNTQPRIGWAGQALLEFQAQTHDWEDALATIDRNARNKVIDKAAAKRLRAVALTALAGELEQGEPERAKNLAMEAHGLAPELVPASVLAARLLARGGDVRKAARVIESTWRLDPHPDLARAYAYLRPGDSVQDRLTRIRELGRVRANHPEGAFAIAWGSLDAGDFDGARTALKPLIAEVPTRRVCLLMAEIETRQHGDRNAARGWLARAVRAPRDPAWVAEGFVSDTWMPVSPATGKLDAFEWKVPPESLTGDDHLLAIEEEEIAPPAASAKTIELGAGPSGPSAPSPATPSPATPSPAEPAPAALDAGRARA
- a CDS encoding uroporphyrinogen-III synthase — protein: MRVLVTRPEPEASTTADRLRAMGHDPIVDPLLVPRPLDAALPDPAGIQAVALTSRAAARLLGQHPEIGAYRDKPVFTVGDATAAAARDAGFADVRSAGGTWEDLAGRLLAACDPAGGAVLYAAGVDRSGDLAGRLAPDGLTVVTSEIYRMDPSDHLDPATVAALADGSIRAVLLYSKRTADLFVSRLTEAFEGRNWPAPTVHAISAPVAARVAEAGFQRVVVADEPTAESLLATLR
- the hemC gene encoding hydroxymethylbilane synthase; protein product: MWRIGTRGSALALAQAHEVRDRLMAATGLAQDRFEIVVMSTSGDRIQDRPLAEVGGKGLFTKEIEDALEERTIDLAVHSSKDMPTILPDGLILSAFLPREDVRDAFISRKAKTLAELPPGSVVGTASLRRQAMVKRLRPDLAVVNYRGNVQTRLRKLDEGVVDATLLAYAGLKRLGLDHEIASLIPAEDFLPAVGQGAICIETKADEREVNELVGLIHHPETAAALICERAFLRELDGSCRTPIAGLATVDGERLQFRGLILRPDGQQAHAISAEGEPERAAAIGREAGEALRIRGGADFFASLGV
- the tsaD gene encoding tRNA (adenosine(37)-N6)-threonylcarbamoyltransferase complex transferase subunit TsaD, whose protein sequence is MLILGIETSCDETAAAVVARGPDGQGRILANVVRSQIEEHAVFGGVVPEIAARAHVELLDGIVAAALADAGVGFGDLAAVSATAGPGLIGGVIVGLMTAKAIAMTHRLPLVAVNHLEGHALTARMTDQLAFPYLLLLVSGGHTQFVAVHGLGRYERLGTTIDDALGEAFDKTAKMLGLPYPGGPAVERVARDGDPTRFDLPRPYLGRDSLDFSFSGLKTAVRQAAAAVAPLTERDVADLAASFQAAVTDVIGRKVERALERFRRATGVAEPVLVAAGGVAANKAIGAALGAAAAKVGGRVVVPPPKLCTDNGAMIAWAGAERLAAGLIDGLDAPARARWPLDADAAPKLGSGQLGAKA
- a CDS encoding NAD(P)H-dependent glycerol-3-phosphate dehydrogenase translates to MSAAETSGATMPGAMRSVAVVGGGAFGTALALVAARAGRRAVLVARDAETVAAINGQARNPRYLGDLVLEPAIVATTDIGAVAKADLVVLAVPAQATRAAARDLSGVVRPGVPVIAAAKGLENGTHAVMTDIIAAELPQAAPACLSGPSFAADIARGLPTALTVAAADMDLAEALAQALTSPSFRPYASDDLIGVQIGGALKNVLAIGAGMVVGRGLGASAQAALVARGFAELARLGRALGGRTETLMGLSGLGDLVLTATSPQSRNFSLGLAIGEGGSVAALTGAGTKLAEGATTAAVAVRFAAERDVELPIAAAVAAVLSGRLSVDGAVESLMSRPLKREVE
- a CDS encoding YciI family protein; protein product: MLFMAICRDKAGHTGVRAANRDTHLAWLKGLGDTVKIAGPFMDEAATEMRGSLVVIEAESLAAATAIFDADPYKAAGLFESVEIRPWRWVVGAPAA
- a CDS encoding EVE domain-containing protein, which codes for MAHWLYKSEPEVWSWDRQVEAGEAGTYWDGVRNYLANNHMKAMQVGERGFFYHSNEGKAVVGIVEVVKPWAHDPKDETGKFGAVTLKAVAPLPKPVGLVEIKADPRLAEMVLVKNSRLSVQPVTDDEWALICSLGGVTAP
- a CDS encoding 50S ribosomal protein L11 methyltransferase; this encodes MGRGDEAAFIAANTALAAPPHVPEIRLHLATDALPLWHKTEEELDAAGLPLPFWAFAWAGGQALARHVLDNPDLVRGRQVLVFAAGSGLEAIAACRAGAAAVVATDIDAFARSAMVLNAAANGVGFEITAMDVLAAPFAALQPRPDVVLLGDVFYEKPMAERVATWAAQALAAGANVLVGDPGRSYLPKDRLVALAEYRVPTTLALEDAEVKRTVVWRFLG